Part of the Woronichinia naegeliana WA131 genome, ATTAATGGCAAAATTCAGCCCCTAGACCCCACAGGCCAAGAGAAAATTTTGTCTGAAAATAATCATTTAGCCGGACGAGGATTGAGAGTATTAGGTTTTGCCTATAAACCCCTGGAGCAAATTCTGAATGTGGGAGGGGAACTCATCCAAAAATACTCTTCCTCCGATTTTGTGTGGCTCGGTTTTGTGGGAATGCTAGATGCACCGCGACCAGAGGTAAAAGCAGCTGTGGCCAAGTGTCAGGGAGCCGGAATTCGGACAATTATGATTACGGGGGATCATCCCTTAACGGCAGCAGTGATTGCCCAACAGTTGGGGATTAGTACTCAAAATGAAGCGGTGATGACAGGTCAACAATTAGATCAACTTTCTCAATCTCAATTGGAAGCAGAGGTAGAACGGATCGGCGTTTTTGCGAGGGTATCTCCTGAACATAAATTGCGGATTGTCCAAGCTTTGCAAAAATGCCAGAAATTTGTGGCCATGACGGGAGATGGTGTGAATGATGCACCGGCTTTAAAACAGGCAGATATTGGGATTGCGATGGGCATCACCGGCACTGATGTGAGTAAAGAGGCCAGTGATATGGTCTTATTAGATGATAATTTTGCTACCATTGTTGCCGCAACGGAAGAAGGGCGAGTCGTTTATAGTAATATTCGTCATTTTATTAAATATATTCTAGGCAGTAATATTGGTGAAGTGATTACGATCGCCGCTTCACCGTTATTAGGATTATCGGGTGTTCCTCTGACACCATTACAAATTTTGTGGATGAATTTAGTTACCGATGGTTTACCGGCTTTAGCTCTAGCGGTAGAGCCAGGGGATCCTCACATTATGCGTCGTCAACCCTATAAACTCAAGGAAAGTATTTTTGCTAGGGGGTTAGGATTTTATATTATTCGTATTGGCTTAGTTTTTTCAATAATTACTATTACCTTAATGCTTTGGGCTTATCATGATGCGGCCCAGTCCGATTATCCTGATAGTTGGAAAACGATGGTTTTTACCACCCTCTGTATCGCCCAGATGGGCCACGCGATCGCCGTTAGATCCAATACGCGACTCACCATTGAAATGAATCCCCTAACCAATCTCTATCTTTGGGGGGCTGTAATTATTACTATTATTCTGCAACTGATGTTGATCTATGTAGAACCTCTACGACAATTTTTTAATACTGATTGGTTAAGCCCTCGACAACTGCTCATCTGTTTAGGCTTTAGTAGTTTAATGTTTCTTTGGGTAGAAATGGAAAAAATTGTTAGCCGTCTGTATTTATATTTTCTTCATCGCAGAAACCGTCATCCCTAATGGATCCCAGAGAAATTGTCTCATGAGGTAAATCCGCTTCAAAAATCAAGGTAAAAATTTTTGCTAGGGCCTCGGTCATTGCCTGGGTTGTGATCACGGAAAAATATTCCCCAAATTCAAAATTCTGGGCGGGAACCATCACCCAAAAACTGGGGGGACAATAACCGTAGAGATGTTTCGCTAGAGCTAATAAATAACTGGGATTGCCACTATGATCTAAGCCAGAATAATTGTCTTTTGGTTCTAGAACTTCCATGATCACTTCCGAGCTTTGCCGATTGGCGATCGCATCAATAAAAATTACCTTCGTTGCTTGAGCAATCTGAGGCGCGAGTTCGGGAGTGAGTTGATGAACGGATAAAGTTTGTACTCCTGGCCAAGCTTTTTGAGCAATGGTCTCAGCCAGATAAGGCCCCACGCCATCATCACAGCGCAGACTATTACCGTAACCAATCACCAAAATGGGAGAATCAACCATAGACCTCTTGCATAAATACTATATGTTATAATAAAGGGTTAACTAAAATACGTTTTATACAAACAGTGGCATAAATTTACCGTATAAAAACAGAAAATGCTATCGTGAAAGTGGAAACTAAAATCACTCATCGTAATTTAATTATGGAATATAGCAAGGCAAGAAAACTATCAGCAAATCGATTCAAGAGACTGACAGGGGTTCAAAAACCGACATTTAAGCGAATGGTAGAGTTGGTCAAAAATGAGGAGAAAAAAAAAGAAGGTTGGTTGTCCGTGTAAATTGAGAATAGAAGATCAAGTTTTAATGGCCCTTCAATATTTAAGAGAATATAGAACACAGTACCATATTAAAACAGACTGGGGAGTATCAGAATCAACGGTGTGTCGTACAACTCAGAAAATCGAAAATAGCTTAATTCGCTCAGGAGTATTCAGTCTACCTGGAAAGAAAGAG contains:
- a CDS encoding hydrogenase maturation protease yields the protein MVDSPILVIGYGNSLRCDDGVGPYLAETIAQKAWPGVQTLSVHQLTPELAPQIAQATKVIFIDAIANRQSSEVIMEVLEPKDNYSGLDHSGNPSYLLALAKHLYGYCPPSFWVMVPAQNFEFGEYFSVITTQAMTEALAKIFTLIFEADLPHETISLGSIRDDGFCDEENINTDG